The proteins below are encoded in one region of Haloterrigena turkmenica DSM 5511:
- a CDS encoding fumarylacetoacetate hydrolase family protein: MQFVRFATDGGVRWGVSVDDRTYALDRFGAPSLEDLATPGYRRRVRRAVETGELPEIDEPETYLVPIPSVEQIVCVGLNYYDHAEEQDEEIPDTPMLFAKSPSSVTGPDAPIVHPADVEQVDYEVELGVVIGRTACDVSADEAEEYVAGYTVVNDVSARDAQFEDGQFFRGKSYDTFAPMGPALTAPDAIDANDVDVELRVNGEVKQESSTAEFIFDVGDTIEFLSHRMTLQPGTVISTGTPGGVGIFRDPPELLSPGDTVEAEVEGIGTLENHVVEE, encoded by the coding sequence ATGCAATTCGTTCGATTCGCGACCGACGGCGGCGTCCGCTGGGGCGTTTCCGTCGATGACCGGACGTACGCGCTGGACCGCTTCGGAGCACCGTCACTCGAGGACCTTGCGACGCCCGGCTACCGTCGCCGCGTCCGTCGCGCCGTCGAGACCGGGGAACTCCCGGAAATCGACGAGCCGGAGACGTATCTGGTACCGATTCCGTCCGTCGAGCAGATCGTCTGCGTCGGCCTGAACTACTACGACCACGCCGAAGAGCAAGACGAGGAGATCCCCGACACCCCGATGCTGTTCGCGAAATCGCCCTCGAGCGTCACCGGGCCCGACGCGCCGATCGTCCACCCCGCGGACGTCGAGCAGGTCGACTACGAGGTCGAACTCGGCGTCGTCATCGGTCGGACCGCCTGCGACGTCTCGGCCGACGAGGCCGAGGAGTACGTCGCCGGCTACACGGTCGTCAACGACGTCAGCGCGCGCGACGCCCAGTTCGAGGACGGCCAGTTCTTCCGGGGCAAGAGCTACGACACGTTCGCGCCGATGGGGCCGGCCCTGACCGCGCCCGACGCGATCGACGCCAACGACGTCGACGTCGAACTCCGGGTCAACGGCGAGGTGAAACAGGAGTCCTCGACGGCGGAGTTCATCTTCGACGTCGGCGACACCATCGAGTTCCTCAGCCACCGAATGACGCTGCAGCCGGGTACCGTCATCTCGACCGGCACTCCGGGCGGCGTCGGCATCTTCCGCGATCCGCCGGAACTGCTCTCGCCCGGAGACACGGTCGAAGCCGAGGTCGAGGGGATCGGCACGCTCGAGAACCACGTCGTCGAAGAGTAG
- a CDS encoding LUD domain-containing protein → MSSERSRKAERIRQIMATEGDSVERNARGFNEGRYESVARLEDYDAYKDRARAIKADAIERLPELIERVRETVEENGGTVYVAEDAADANRYVRELARERAAETVVKSKSMTTEEIDLNEALAAEGCDVWETDLGEFVLQVADEAPSHLVAPAIHQSRAEIAALFNEYFDPDTELETAEELTAFAREYLGERIEDADIGVTGANFVTADTGTMALVTSEGNARKTVAVPDTHVAVAGVEKIIPTFEDLQPFVELIARSGTGQDITSYVSLFSPPVSTPPVDFDDDGPIADDSADREFHLVLLDNGRMDMREDDQLRETLYCIRCGACSNSCANFQSVGGHAFGGETYSGGIATGWEAGVHGQESADEFNDLCTGCSRCVNQCPVKIDIPWINTVVRDRRNRGAEDGRLDFLVEGLTPDEEPAGMDLQKRFFGNFATLSKLGSATAPVSNWVADTLPSRLAMERVLGIDRRRDLPEFDRETFVEWFRNRDVPRPVDADYHAVVYPDLYTNYIRTDRGKATVRTLEALGVAVDVPDVASSGRAPLSQGMIATAEDHAREVSADLEPYLEAGYDVVAVEPSDLAMFRGEYERLLDERRYRALAERSYEVFEYIYGLLENGVDPAPLGHASDGDGAGSALAYHSHCQQRTLELEAYTTNVLERLGYDVLESDVECCGMAGSFGYKREYYDLSVDVGERLGEQFEAPDTADRTVVASGTSCLEQLDGLLARQPRHPISLVEPDGSE, encoded by the coding sequence ATGTCGAGCGAGCGATCCCGAAAGGCCGAGCGGATTCGTCAGATCATGGCAACGGAGGGCGACAGCGTCGAACGCAACGCCCGCGGGTTCAACGAGGGCCGATACGAGTCCGTCGCCCGACTCGAGGACTACGACGCGTACAAGGACCGGGCGCGGGCGATCAAGGCGGACGCGATCGAGCGCCTCCCCGAACTGATCGAGCGGGTGCGCGAGACGGTCGAGGAAAACGGCGGGACCGTCTACGTCGCCGAGGACGCCGCCGACGCGAACCGGTACGTCCGCGAACTCGCCCGTGAACGGGCGGCCGAGACCGTCGTCAAGTCCAAGTCGATGACGACCGAGGAGATCGATTTGAACGAGGCCCTCGCGGCCGAGGGTTGTGACGTCTGGGAAACCGACCTCGGCGAGTTCGTTCTGCAGGTGGCCGACGAGGCACCCAGCCATCTCGTCGCGCCGGCGATCCACCAGTCCCGGGCGGAGATCGCCGCCCTGTTCAACGAGTACTTCGACCCGGATACGGAACTCGAGACGGCCGAGGAGCTGACCGCGTTCGCGCGGGAGTACCTCGGCGAGCGGATCGAGGACGCGGACATCGGTGTCACCGGTGCGAACTTCGTAACCGCGGACACGGGGACGATGGCGCTGGTCACCAGCGAGGGCAACGCCCGCAAGACCGTCGCCGTGCCCGACACCCACGTCGCCGTGGCGGGCGTCGAGAAGATCATTCCGACGTTCGAGGACCTCCAGCCGTTCGTCGAACTGATCGCGCGCTCGGGGACGGGACAGGACATCACGTCCTACGTCTCGCTGTTCTCGCCGCCGGTCTCGACGCCGCCGGTCGACTTCGACGACGACGGGCCGATCGCCGACGACTCGGCCGACCGGGAGTTCCACCTCGTCTTGCTGGACAACGGCCGAATGGACATGCGCGAGGACGACCAGCTCCGGGAGACCCTGTACTGCATCCGCTGCGGTGCCTGCTCGAACTCGTGTGCGAACTTCCAGTCGGTCGGCGGCCACGCCTTCGGCGGCGAGACCTACTCCGGGGGCATCGCGACGGGCTGGGAGGCCGGCGTCCACGGTCAGGAGTCGGCCGACGAGTTCAACGACCTCTGTACCGGCTGCTCGCGGTGTGTCAACCAGTGTCCGGTGAAGATCGACATCCCGTGGATCAACACGGTCGTCCGCGATCGGCGCAATCGCGGGGCCGAGGACGGTCGACTCGACTTCCTGGTCGAGGGGCTCACGCCGGACGAAGAGCCGGCCGGAATGGACCTGCAAAAGCGCTTCTTCGGCAACTTCGCGACGCTATCGAAACTCGGCTCCGCGACCGCGCCCGTGTCGAACTGGGTCGCGGACACGCTTCCTTCGCGGCTGGCGATGGAACGCGTCCTCGGGATCGATCGCCGCCGCGACCTGCCCGAGTTCGATCGCGAGACGTTCGTCGAGTGGTTCCGGAACCGCGACGTTCCACGGCCCGTCGACGCCGACTACCACGCCGTCGTCTATCCCGACCTCTACACGAACTACATCCGGACCGACCGCGGGAAGGCGACGGTGCGAACGCTCGAGGCGCTGGGCGTCGCGGTCGACGTCCCCGACGTCGCCTCCTCCGGCCGCGCGCCGCTCTCGCAGGGGATGATCGCCACCGCGGAAGACCACGCTCGCGAGGTTTCCGCGGATCTCGAGCCCTACCTCGAGGCGGGGTACGACGTCGTCGCCGTCGAGCCCAGCGACCTCGCGATGTTCCGCGGCGAGTACGAGCGCCTCCTCGACGAGCGGCGCTACCGGGCCCTCGCCGAGCGCAGCTACGAGGTCTTCGAGTATATTTACGGCCTGCTCGAGAACGGGGTCGATCCCGCGCCGTTGGGACACGCCAGCGACGGGGACGGCGCTGGCTCCGCCCTCGCGTACCACTCCCACTGCCAGCAGCGGACGCTCGAACTCGAGGCGTACACGACGAACGTCCTCGAACGACTGGGGTACGACGTCCTCGAGAGCGACGTCGAGTGTTGTGGCATGGCGGGGAGTTTCGGCTACAAGCGCGAGTACTACGACCTGAGCGTGGATGTCGGCGAGCGACTGGGCGAACAGTTCGAGGCGCCCGACACCGCCGATCGAACGGTCGTGGCGAGCGGGACGTCGTGTCTCGAGCAGTTGGACGGCCTCCTCGCTCGGCAGCCGCGGCATCCGATCTCGCTCGTCGAACCGGACGGGTCCGAGTGA
- a CDS encoding LutC/YkgG family protein, with the protein MQTQLEMFETNLGSVRTAVTRTSPAAFQETLADVVDEPAIGAPLPFEEVSLEGLDIVLEPTPDQLREAACGVTAAALGVADYGTVVLESTPDGTELAGLFPDRHVIVVRERDLVDDMAAAFERLGERFRTGDGDAVLATGPSATADMGELVYGVHGPRETHAVIVEDDAE; encoded by the coding sequence ATGCAGACACAGCTAGAGATGTTCGAAACGAACCTCGGGAGCGTCCGGACCGCCGTCACTCGGACCTCGCCGGCGGCGTTTCAGGAGACGCTCGCCGACGTCGTCGACGAGCCCGCGATCGGTGCGCCGCTCCCCTTCGAGGAGGTCTCGCTCGAGGGGCTGGATATCGTCCTCGAGCCGACGCCCGACCAGCTCCGCGAGGCAGCATGCGGTGTCACGGCCGCGGCGCTCGGCGTCGCCGACTACGGGACGGTCGTCCTCGAGTCGACGCCGGACGGCACCGAACTCGCCGGGCTCTTCCCCGACCGGCACGTGATCGTCGTCCGCGAGCGGGACCTCGTCGACGACATGGCCGCGGCGTTCGAACGCCTGGGCGAGCGGTTCCGCACCGGTGACGGCGACGCCGTGCTCGCGACCGGTCCGAGCGCGACCGCCGACATGGGCGAACTCGTCTACGGCGTGCACGGCCCGCGAGAGACCCACGCGGTCATCGTGGAGGACGACGCGGAATAA
- a CDS encoding IclR family transcriptional regulator encodes MSSKPRRPVQAAATTFRVIETLHELNGAGVSELADELEMPKSTVHDHLQTLSEAEYLVKRDGKYHVGARFLELGGFARSQMKLYQIASPEIEKLAEETGEHANLMIEEHGKGIFLNKAKGRDAVNLDTHIGKRVHLHTTAMGKAILSKRSEAAVDEIIDRHGLPRVTEKTITDADELKDELAEIRDRGYAIDDEERVAGMRCVAAPICDGDETPLGAISVSGPTNRFNDETFTNEIPKTVLSTANVIEVNMTYS; translated from the coding sequence ATGTCGAGCAAACCACGCCGACCGGTCCAGGCCGCCGCGACGACGTTTCGGGTCATCGAGACCCTCCACGAACTCAACGGCGCCGGCGTCTCCGAACTCGCGGACGAACTCGAGATGCCCAAGAGCACGGTCCACGACCACCTCCAGACGCTGAGCGAAGCCGAATACCTCGTCAAGCGTGACGGGAAGTACCACGTCGGCGCGCGTTTCCTCGAGCTCGGTGGGTTCGCTCGCAGTCAGATGAAACTGTACCAGATCGCCTCCCCCGAAATCGAGAAGTTAGCGGAGGAGACCGGAGAGCACGCGAACCTCATGATCGAAGAGCACGGGAAGGGGATCTTCCTCAACAAGGCGAAAGGCCGGGACGCCGTGAACCTCGATACGCACATCGGCAAGCGGGTTCACCTCCACACCACCGCCATGGGGAAGGCGATCCTCTCGAAGCGCTCCGAAGCGGCCGTCGACGAGATCATCGACCGCCACGGCCTCCCTCGCGTGACCGAGAAGACGATCACGGACGCCGACGAACTGAAGGATGAACTGGCGGAAATCCGCGATCGGGGGTACGCGATCGACGACGAGGAGCGGGTCGCCGGAATGCGGTGTGTCGCGGCGCCGATCTGTGACGGCGACGAGACTCCCCTCGGCGCGATCAGCGTCTCGGGGCCGACGAACCGATTCAACGACGAGACGTTCACGAACGAGATTCCGAAGACCGTGCTGAGCACTGCGAACGTCATCGAAGTGAACATGACCTACTCCTGA